From Desmodus rotundus isolate HL8 chromosome 12, HLdesRot8A.1, whole genome shotgun sequence, one genomic window encodes:
- the LOC112319966 gene encoding cytochrome P450 2G1 isoform X1: MELGGAFTMLLTLCLSCLLIFIAWKRISKGGKLPPGPTPIPFLGNLLQIRTDATFQSFMKLREKYGPVFTVYMGPRPVVVLCGHEAVKEALVDRAEEFSGRGELASIERNFQGHVKSWTQEGERRQKPDTEILAGVALANGERWRILRRFSLTILRDFGMGKRSIEERIQEEAGFLLEELRKTKGAPTEPTFFLSRTVSNVISSVVFGSRFDYEDKQFLKLLQMINESFIEMSTPWAQLYDMYSGIMQHLPGRHNRIYYLVEELKDFIASRVKINEESFDPQNPRDFIDCFLIKMHQDKNNPHTEFNLKNLVLTTLNLFFAGTETVSSTLRYGFLLLMKHPEVEAKIHEEIDHVIGPHRIPSVDDRVKMPYTDAVIHEIQRLTDIVPMGVPHNVIRDTHFRGYLLPKGTDVFPLLGSVLKDPKYFRYPDAFYPQHFLDERGHFKKNEAFVPFSSGKRVCLGEAMARMELFLYFTSILQNFSLRPLVPPADIDITPKISGFGNIPPTYEVCLLAR, from the exons ATGGAGCTGGGAGGGGCCTTCACCATGCTTTTGACACTCTGCTTGTCTTGTCTGCTCATCTTCATTGCCTGGAAGAGAATCAGCAAGGGGGGGAAACTTCCCCCAGGTCCCACACCGATACCTTTCCTGGGGAACCTGTTACAAATCCGTACAGATGCCACCTTTCAGTCTTTCATGAAG CTCAGGGAGAAATATGGTCCAGTCTTTACCGTGTACATGGGTCCCCGGCCAGTAGTTGTTTTATGTGGACATGAAGCAGTGAAGGAGGCCCTGGTAGACCGAGCAGAGGAGTTCAGTGGCCGTGGAGAATTGGCTTCAATAGAGCGAAACTTCCAAGGTCATG TAAAGAGTTGGacacaggaaggggagaggaggcagaagcCTGACACTGAGATTCTGGCAGGTGTAGCTCTGGCTAATGGAGAACGATGGAGAATTCTTCGACGCTTCTCCCTGACCATTCTTCGGGACTTCGGGATGGGAAAGCGCAGCATTGAGGAGCGGATCCAGGAGGAGGCTGGCTTCCTACTAGAGGAATTACGGAAGACCAAGG GTGCCCCCACCGAACCCACTTTCTTCCTGAGCCGCACTGTCTCCAACGTTATCAGTTCTGTTGTCTTTGGGAGCCGCTTTGACTATGAGGACAAACAGTTCCTGAAGCTGCTGCAGATGATCAATGAGAGCTTCATTGAGATGAGCACACCCTGGGCACAG CTATATGACATGTATTCCGGAATCATGCAACATCTGCCAGGAAGACACAATCGCATCTACTACTTGGTAGAGGAGCTCAAGGACTTCATTGCCTCTAGGGTCAAGATCAATGAGGAATCCTTTGACCCACAGAACCCTCGAGACTTCATTGACTGCTTCCTCATCAAGATGCATCAG gATAAAAATAATCCCCACACAGAATTCAACCTCAAGAACTTGGTCCTCACCACGCTCAACCTCTTCTTTGCTGGCACAGAGACTGTGAGCTCTACACTACGCTATGGATTTCTACTGCTGATGAAGCATCCTGAGGTGGAAG CAAAGATCCATGAAGAGATTGACCATGTGATTGGACCACATCGGATACCAAGTGTGGATGACCGAGTCAAGATGCCCTACACAGATGCTGTGATCCATGAGATACAGAGACTGACAGATATTGTGCCCATGGGTGTCCCACATAATGTCATTCGGGACACTCATTTCCGAGGCTACCTTCTGCCTAAG gGCACTGATGTGTTTCCCCTGCTTGGCTCAGTTCTCAAAGACCCCAAATACTTCCGCTACCCAGATGCCTTTTATCCCCAACACTTCTTGGATGAGCGGGGCCACTTCAAGAAGAATGAAGCCTTTGTGCCTTTTTCTTCTG GAAAGCGCGTATGCCTGGGCGAGGCCATGGCTCGCATGGAACTCTTCCTCTACTTTACCTCCATCCTTCAGAATTTCTCCCTGCGCCCACTGGTGCCACCTGCTGACATTGATATCACCCCCAAGATCTCAGGCTTTGGCAACATCCCCCCCACCTATGAGGTCTGCCTGTTGGCCCGCTGA
- the LOC112319966 gene encoding cytochrome P450 2G1 isoform X2, producing the protein MELGGAFTMLLTLCLSCLLIFIAWKRISKGGKLPPGPTPIPFLGNLLQIRTDATFQSFMKLREKYGPVFTVYMGPRPVVVLCGHEAVKEALVDRAEEFSGRGELASIERNFQGHGVALANGERWRILRRFSLTILRDFGMGKRSIEERIQEEAGFLLEELRKTKGAPTEPTFFLSRTVSNVISSVVFGSRFDYEDKQFLKLLQMINESFIEMSTPWAQLYDMYSGIMQHLPGRHNRIYYLVEELKDFIASRVKINEESFDPQNPRDFIDCFLIKMHQDKNNPHTEFNLKNLVLTTLNLFFAGTETVSSTLRYGFLLLMKHPEVEAKIHEEIDHVIGPHRIPSVDDRVKMPYTDAVIHEIQRLTDIVPMGVPHNVIRDTHFRGYLLPKGTDVFPLLGSVLKDPKYFRYPDAFYPQHFLDERGHFKKNEAFVPFSSGKRVCLGEAMARMELFLYFTSILQNFSLRPLVPPADIDITPKISGFGNIPPTYEVCLLAR; encoded by the exons ATGGAGCTGGGAGGGGCCTTCACCATGCTTTTGACACTCTGCTTGTCTTGTCTGCTCATCTTCATTGCCTGGAAGAGAATCAGCAAGGGGGGGAAACTTCCCCCAGGTCCCACACCGATACCTTTCCTGGGGAACCTGTTACAAATCCGTACAGATGCCACCTTTCAGTCTTTCATGAAG CTCAGGGAGAAATATGGTCCAGTCTTTACCGTGTACATGGGTCCCCGGCCAGTAGTTGTTTTATGTGGACATGAAGCAGTGAAGGAGGCCCTGGTAGACCGAGCAGAGGAGTTCAGTGGCCGTGGAGAATTGGCTTCAATAGAGCGAAACTTCCAAGGTCATG GTGTAGCTCTGGCTAATGGAGAACGATGGAGAATTCTTCGACGCTTCTCCCTGACCATTCTTCGGGACTTCGGGATGGGAAAGCGCAGCATTGAGGAGCGGATCCAGGAGGAGGCTGGCTTCCTACTAGAGGAATTACGGAAGACCAAGG GTGCCCCCACCGAACCCACTTTCTTCCTGAGCCGCACTGTCTCCAACGTTATCAGTTCTGTTGTCTTTGGGAGCCGCTTTGACTATGAGGACAAACAGTTCCTGAAGCTGCTGCAGATGATCAATGAGAGCTTCATTGAGATGAGCACACCCTGGGCACAG CTATATGACATGTATTCCGGAATCATGCAACATCTGCCAGGAAGACACAATCGCATCTACTACTTGGTAGAGGAGCTCAAGGACTTCATTGCCTCTAGGGTCAAGATCAATGAGGAATCCTTTGACCCACAGAACCCTCGAGACTTCATTGACTGCTTCCTCATCAAGATGCATCAG gATAAAAATAATCCCCACACAGAATTCAACCTCAAGAACTTGGTCCTCACCACGCTCAACCTCTTCTTTGCTGGCACAGAGACTGTGAGCTCTACACTACGCTATGGATTTCTACTGCTGATGAAGCATCCTGAGGTGGAAG CAAAGATCCATGAAGAGATTGACCATGTGATTGGACCACATCGGATACCAAGTGTGGATGACCGAGTCAAGATGCCCTACACAGATGCTGTGATCCATGAGATACAGAGACTGACAGATATTGTGCCCATGGGTGTCCCACATAATGTCATTCGGGACACTCATTTCCGAGGCTACCTTCTGCCTAAG gGCACTGATGTGTTTCCCCTGCTTGGCTCAGTTCTCAAAGACCCCAAATACTTCCGCTACCCAGATGCCTTTTATCCCCAACACTTCTTGGATGAGCGGGGCCACTTCAAGAAGAATGAAGCCTTTGTGCCTTTTTCTTCTG GAAAGCGCGTATGCCTGGGCGAGGCCATGGCTCGCATGGAACTCTTCCTCTACTTTACCTCCATCCTTCAGAATTTCTCCCTGCGCCCACTGGTGCCACCTGCTGACATTGATATCACCCCCAAGATCTCAGGCTTTGGCAACATCCCCCCCACCTATGAGGTCTGCCTGTTGGCCCGCTGA